TTCAGCTAAATGTCTAGATATACTTAAAAGTTTGTCGGAAAGTTGACTTGATGTATTTGCTAGATTTCGCTTGTCGTGCCTCCTACGAATAGCAGCTTGCTCCTCTTCAGGTATGGAAAGCATTTCTTGCTGCTCCTTAGACATGGAGAGCAGTTCATTTTTAGCAAGCTTATCTATCACACATACGCTAACAACATTGGCTTTACGAAATGCAGCTAAAGAAGTATTGAGTTGCTGCCTGTAAGTATCTACCTCTGCCAGTAAttctactttctttttctctgagGATTCTCTCTCTGCTagagatattaatttatctataGATGACTTTAAAGCTGCTATATTTGCTCTGCCTTCtgcgtttaatttattaagtaattcCAAAGGGCCAATACATTGTTGGATATCctgaaaaattcatattaatcgatgaattttcttaattaaattacaataaaaatatagctataactaatcttttatttaacctcaaataatgttattgttagtgttacaataaaaatttgtatcaatgaattatttataattaatttgattgtAATTACAAACACAAACATAATCACTACGAATTTATCAATGttataggtatatatatttcattgataTTGTCTGATGTTATGATACTACAAATCAGGTTATGCTGTGACTACTACAAAAAAgcttttgttttaaataatatttacttgtATTACAGCTGTAACTTGAAGATGATTTTTTACGATATCTTGACGAATAAATTCTATTGCATGTTGCTCGGTGTCCATCGAGGCACGTGTTTTTTGACAGTTCCTTTATGTGACTCTTACTATatgtaaaagagaaatatgaCTTTAATACTGATTAACATACGAacacaaaatgaaaatttcatacatgGGCCATTTTTTAGTG
Above is a genomic segment from Bombus pascuorum chromosome 9, iyBomPasc1.1, whole genome shotgun sequence containing:
- the LOC132910470 gene encoding vesicle transport protein SEC20 isoform X2 — protein: MDTEQHAIEFIRQDIVKNHLQVTAVIQDIQQCIGPLELLNKLNAEGRANIAALKSSIDKLISLAERESSEKKKVELLAEEQQEMLSIPEEEQAAIRRRHDKRNLANTSSQLSDKLLSISRHLAETTQKSADTLDTLIISSDKVTTTKDELEHQQQVIVQSGKLLGKYGRREVTDKALVTLAFAFFLACVFYILQKRIF
- the LOC132910470 gene encoding vesicle transport protein SEC20 isoform X1, which translates into the protein MDTEQHAIEFIRQDIVKNHLQVTAVIQDIQQCIGPLELLNKLNAEGRANIAALKSSIDKLISLAERESSEKKKVELLAEVDTYRQQLNTSLAAFRKANVVSVCVIDKLAKNELLSMSKEQQEMLSIPEEEQAAIRRRHDKRNLANTSSQLSDKLLSISRHLAETTQKSADTLDTLIISSDKVTTTKDELEHQQQVIVQSGKLLGKYGRREVTDKALVTLAFAFFLACVFYILQKRIF